One genomic segment of Flavobacteriaceae bacterium includes these proteins:
- the uvrA gene encoding excinuclease ABC subunit A has protein sequence MPQNIAIADPKKNIVIKGAKLHNLKDINVVIPRNKLIVITGLSGSGKSSLAFDTLYAEGQRRYIESLSSYARQFLGKLHKPKVDYIKGIAPAIAIEQKVNTANSRSTVGTSTEIYDYIKLLYARVGKTYSPISGKQVKKHTVTDVVNFIKTFEEGAKLLLLAPITIENRKLDTVLQTLIQQGYARLKYKNTIYRIDEFPVKEYQGKKPFFLVIDRVIVRSDENFLNRLGDAVQTAFFEGKGICVVEAPDSKSCTEFSNKFELDGITFLEPNIHLFSFNNPYGACPTCEGYGNVIGIDEDLVIPNTGLSIYEDAIFPFRTDAYKHYKDEIINHAYKFDIPIHKPWFELSDEQKKLVWSGNKDFFGIDHFFEALEEKSYKIQNRVMLSRYRGKTVCRDCLGNRLRKETDFIKMNGKTISDLVTLPLDELAVFFKNLTLDANEKQIGARLLKEINSRLTFLSNVGLSYLTLNRTSNTLSGGESQRINLTTSLGSSLVGSMYILDEPSIGLHPRDTERLIQVLKELRDLGNTVIVVEHDEDIMKEADYIIDIGPEAGTYGGAIVAQGTYNEIITSDSLTGKYLSKKLNIEIPGKRRTSKNHIRITGAREHNLKNIDVTFPLHSLCVITGVSGSGKSTLVKKILYPVMQKKLKGYGDKIGQHTSISGSFENLKYIKFIDQNPIGRSSRSNPVTYIKAYDDIRVLFSNQKLAKIRDYKPKHFSFNVEAGRCEVCKGEGAVTIEMQFMADVHLECETCHGKRFKKDILEVTFYDKTIDDILNLTIDDAISFFSEHLKTKISQKLKPLQDVGLGYIQLGQSSSTLSGGEAQRIKLASFLVKGHTKEKTLFIFDEPTTGLHFHDIKKLIDSFNALIEKGHSIIVIEHNIELIKCADYIIDLGLEGGKNGGQLIFQGTPEELVKNKESYTASYLKEKLVL, from the coding sequence ATTCCTCAAAATATTGCCATAGCTGACCCTAAAAAAAATATTGTTATCAAGGGAGCTAAACTCCATAACTTAAAAGATATCAATGTTGTAATTCCCAGAAACAAATTAATTGTTATTACCGGTTTATCAGGCTCGGGAAAATCATCTTTAGCTTTTGATACGTTATATGCAGAAGGCCAAAGGCGATATATAGAAAGCTTATCTTCTTATGCTCGTCAATTCCTGGGAAAATTGCATAAGCCCAAAGTGGATTATATAAAAGGAATTGCCCCTGCCATTGCAATAGAGCAAAAGGTCAATACCGCCAATTCAAGATCTACTGTTGGAACATCTACTGAAATTTATGATTATATAAAATTATTGTATGCCAGGGTTGGTAAAACGTATTCCCCTATTTCCGGAAAACAGGTAAAAAAGCATACGGTTACCGATGTTGTTAACTTTATAAAAACGTTTGAAGAAGGAGCAAAATTGTTGTTACTAGCACCCATTACGATTGAAAACAGAAAGCTGGATACTGTACTACAAACCCTTATACAACAAGGATATGCTCGCCTAAAATATAAAAACACTATCTATAGAATTGATGAATTTCCCGTAAAAGAATATCAAGGCAAAAAGCCTTTTTTTCTCGTCATAGACAGGGTTATTGTAAGATCTGATGAAAATTTTTTAAACAGATTAGGAGATGCCGTACAAACCGCTTTTTTTGAAGGCAAGGGAATTTGTGTTGTGGAAGCACCAGATTCTAAAAGTTGTACTGAATTTTCCAATAAGTTTGAGTTAGATGGAATTACTTTTTTAGAACCTAACATTCATTTATTTAGCTTCAACAATCCGTATGGAGCCTGTCCTACTTGCGAAGGTTACGGGAACGTCATTGGTATTGATGAGGACTTAGTAATACCCAATACAGGCTTATCCATATATGAAGATGCTATTTTCCCTTTTCGGACAGATGCATATAAGCATTATAAAGATGAAATCATAAATCATGCGTATAAATTTGATATTCCTATCCACAAACCTTGGTTTGAATTGTCAGATGAACAGAAAAAATTAGTTTGGTCCGGCAATAAAGATTTTTTTGGCATTGATCATTTCTTTGAAGCACTCGAAGAAAAAAGTTATAAGATACAGAATAGGGTAATGCTATCTCGTTACAGAGGCAAAACCGTATGTAGGGATTGCCTTGGAAACAGACTGCGTAAAGAAACTGATTTCATAAAAATGAACGGTAAAACCATTTCTGACCTGGTGACCTTACCATTAGACGAGTTAGCTGTTTTCTTCAAAAATCTAACTTTGGATGCGAATGAAAAACAAATTGGAGCACGCTTATTGAAAGAAATTAACAGTCGACTGACATTCTTGAGTAATGTTGGTTTGAGTTATTTGACTTTAAACAGGACTTCAAATACGCTTTCGGGAGGAGAAAGTCAACGAATTAATTTGACTACATCTTTGGGAAGCAGCCTGGTGGGGTCTATGTATATTTTAGATGAACCCAGCATCGGGCTACATCCAAGAGATACGGAACGCCTCATTCAGGTTTTAAAAGAGTTACGTGATTTGGGAAATACGGTAATCGTAGTAGAACATGATGAAGATATCATGAAAGAAGCCGATTATATTATTGATATTGGCCCTGAAGCAGGAACCTATGGAGGGGCTATAGTTGCACAAGGCACCTATAATGAAATCATAACATCGGACTCATTAACAGGGAAATACCTTTCAAAAAAACTCAACATTGAAATTCCCGGAAAAAGGAGAACTTCTAAAAATCACATTCGGATTACAGGTGCAAGAGAACATAACCTAAAAAATATTGATGTTACTTTTCCTTTACATTCTCTATGTGTTATTACTGGAGTTTCGGGGAGTGGAAAAAGCACTTTGGTAAAGAAAATTTTATACCCTGTTATGCAAAAAAAGTTAAAAGGATATGGAGATAAAATTGGGCAACATACGAGTATTTCAGGTAGTTTTGAAAATTTAAAATATATAAAATTTATCGACCAAAACCCCATTGGCAGATCTTCTCGTTCTAATCCTGTTACCTATATCAAAGCATATGACGATATCAGGGTTCTGTTTTCAAATCAAAAATTAGCAAAAATCAGGGATTATAAGCCAAAACACTTTTCGTTTAATGTGGAAGCCGGCAGATGCGAAGTTTGTAAAGGGGAAGGAGCAGTAACCATTGAAATGCAGTTTATGGCTGATGTGCATTTGGAATGCGAAACATGTCATGGCAAACGTTTTAAAAAAGACATTTTGGAGGTTACCTTCTATGATAAAACCATTGATGACATATTAAACTTAACCATTGATGATGCCATCTCCTTTTTTTCGGAACACCTGAAAACTAAAATTTCCCAAAAATTAAAGCCTCTACAAGACGTAGGCTTGGGGTATATTCAGTTAGGGCAATCTTCTTCCACCCTTTCCGGTGGCGAAGCTCAGAGAATAAAACTAGCTTCTTTTTTAGTAAAAGGTCATACAAAAGAAAAAACCTTGTTTATTTTTGATGAACCTACAACAGGTTTGCATTTCCATGATATTAAAAAGTTGATTGACTCATTTAATGCACTTATAGAAAAAGGACATTCAATTATTGTGATAGAACACAATATAGAACTTATAAAATGTGCCGATTATATTATTGATCTGGGTTTGGAAGGTGGTAAAAACGGTGGTCAATTAATTTTCCAGGGAACCCCGGAAGAGCTTGTAAAAAATAAAGAATCCTATACGGCTTCCTATTTAAAAGAAAAATTAGTACTTTGA
- a CDS encoding phosphoglycerate mutase: MKKIVTVFAFIFTCLIVQAQNSDVTTYYFIRHAEKVRTDTSNKDPNLNAKGLQRAKKWKEVFIHVKFDAIYTTDYHRTKQTAKPTADSKNLPVFIYNPGEIYNDAFKSETKGKTVLVVGHSNTTPFFVNKVIGKNKYLQIDDQNNSNLYIVTITKGKTTDILLKIDMK, translated from the coding sequence ATGAAAAAAATAGTAACAGTATTTGCTTTCATTTTTACCTGTTTGATTGTACAAGCACAAAATAGTGATGTTACTACTTACTATTTTATTCGCCATGCGGAAAAAGTAAGAACAGATACAAGTAATAAAGATCCTAATTTGAATGCCAAGGGATTACAAAGGGCAAAAAAATGGAAAGAAGTGTTTATCCATGTGAAATTTGACGCTATTTATACTACCGACTACCACAGAACAAAACAAACTGCCAAACCTACTGCTGATTCAAAAAACCTTCCTGTTTTTATATACAATCCCGGAGAAATATACAATGATGCTTTTAAATCTGAAACTAAAGGAAAAACAGTATTAGTTGTAGGACATAGCAATACGACCCCTTTTTTTGTGAATAAGGTAATAGGAAAAAACAAGTATCTGCAAATTGATGATCAAAATAACTCAAACTTGTACATCGTTACTATTACCAAAGGTAAAACAACAGATATACTTTTAAAAATTGATATGAAATAA
- a CDS encoding T9SS type A sorting domain-containing protein yields MIKKILFLFLFVGNYTLSQNTVGTISVTNEAYDGFTIFSIHQKTYLIDNCGRVIHEWTSAYPPGNAVYLLPNGNLLRASRNDGESQISFGGRGGVIELFDWDGNLIWQYEYNTDDYRQHHDVYPMPSGNVLILAATVMTQAEAIQAGRDPSLLDDNELYNERIFEVGPVGANQANVVWEWNIKDHLVQNFDNTKDNFGSIASNPGKLNINFLNGSGAGANWLHINSIQYYETFDQIVISSRNLSEIWIIDHSTTTAEAASGSGGNYGKGGDFLYRWGNPQSYDHGNESDRKLYGQHYPHFIESGLVDAGKIILFNNGNDRIPAFSEVFILDTPMTSPGVYTYSTLTPYGPINPDYIYADPTNNPSDFYSPIVSSAQRLPNGNILVCQGSSGRFFELNASDQIVWEYINPIRNDNGVIANQTESISANTTFRAIKYTRTYGAFTGRDVTPGLPIEGNPDLTPCNTLSVDEVVIDEIKIYPNPASDKITVATSRAVDKIEIYTLLGKKINEVLYTNEADLSKIKSGLYLIKIYADNTVITKKIIKE; encoded by the coding sequence ATGATAAAAAAAATACTCTTTTTATTTTTATTTGTCGGTAATTATACGCTATCTCAAAATACGGTAGGAACCATATCCGTAACGAATGAGGCTTATGATGGTTTTACTATTTTTTCAATTCACCAAAAAACGTATTTGATAGACAATTGCGGAAGGGTGATTCATGAATGGACGAGTGCATACCCTCCGGGAAATGCAGTCTATTTGCTCCCGAATGGAAATTTATTGAGAGCCAGTAGAAATGACGGAGAAAGTCAAATTTCTTTCGGAGGCAGAGGAGGAGTGATAGAGCTATTTGACTGGGATGGAAATTTAATTTGGCAATACGAATACAATACAGATGATTACAGACAGCATCACGACGTATATCCTATGCCTAGTGGCAATGTACTTATTTTAGCAGCTACCGTAATGACTCAAGCAGAAGCCATTCAGGCCGGAAGGGATCCAAGTTTATTAGATGATAACGAATTATACAATGAAAGGATTTTTGAAGTAGGACCGGTTGGTGCTAACCAAGCAAATGTAGTATGGGAATGGAATATCAAGGATCATTTAGTCCAGAATTTTGATAATACCAAAGATAATTTTGGTAGCATAGCAAGTAATCCGGGAAAATTAAATATCAATTTTTTAAATGGCAGTGGAGCAGGTGCAAATTGGTTACATATAAATTCAATACAATATTACGAGACCTTCGATCAAATAGTTATCAGTTCCAGGAACCTCAGTGAAATTTGGATAATAGACCATTCGACAACAACGGCGGAAGCTGCTTCGGGAAGTGGAGGTAATTATGGAAAGGGTGGCGACTTCTTATACAGATGGGGGAATCCGCAATCTTATGATCACGGGAATGAATCGGATAGAAAATTATATGGTCAGCATTACCCTCATTTTATTGAAAGCGGTCTGGTAGATGCTGGTAAAATTATTTTGTTCAACAATGGAAACGATCGGATACCTGCATTTTCAGAGGTATTTATTTTAGATACTCCAATGACAAGTCCCGGAGTGTACACATATAGTACATTAACTCCCTATGGGCCTATAAATCCGGATTATATATATGCGGATCCGACCAATAACCCTTCTGATTTTTATTCGCCCATTGTCAGTAGTGCACAACGCTTACCGAATGGGAATATTTTAGTTTGCCAGGGGAGTAGTGGCAGGTTTTTTGAATTAAATGCTAGCGATCAGATAGTATGGGAATACATCAATCCCATTCGTAACGATAATGGAGTTATTGCAAATCAAACAGAAAGTATATCTGCAAATACTACTTTTAGAGCAATCAAATATACCAGAACCTATGGAGCGTTTACCGGAAGAGATGTAACACCCGGACTACCCATAGAAGGAAATCCGGATTTGACTCCGTGTAATACATTAAGCGTTGACGAAGTAGTAATAGACGAGATCAAAATATATCCAAATCCTGCGAGTGATAAAATAACAGTGGCTACTTCAAGGGCAGTAGATAAAATAGAAATATATACCCTTTTAGGGAAAAAAATAAATGAAGTTTTATATACCAATGAAGCGGATTTGTCAAAGATCAAATCAGGTTTGTATTTAATTAAAATCTACGCCGATAATACGGTTATCACTAAAAAAATTATTAAGGAGTAG
- a CDS encoding deoxyribose-phosphate aldolase → MLFNCKEISKKYTAQEIIDKTIAAAGSDKAANAGFERFLNNKRIYIADSTAMKYSESVNSVHYFALLPYGLNDAAVKKKLLKPVAIKGKEYYKIEISFDKENGGKDFEDIFIYWIDKQNFTIDYLAYKFQVNGGGMRFREATDENIINGIRFVNYNNYKPKEDTVSISNLDLSFMNDKLIKLSEIYLENIKVAFLEE, encoded by the coding sequence ATGCTGTTTAATTGTAAAGAAATTTCTAAAAAATACACAGCACAGGAAATTATAGATAAAACGATAGCTGCTGCCGGTTCGGATAAAGCTGCCAATGCAGGTTTTGAAAGGTTTTTAAATAACAAGCGAATATATATCGCAGATAGTACTGCTATGAAATATAGCGAATCTGTTAATTCGGTTCATTACTTTGCGCTTTTGCCCTATGGTTTAAATGATGCCGCTGTTAAAAAGAAATTATTAAAACCGGTGGCTATTAAAGGAAAGGAGTACTATAAAATTGAGATTTCATTTGACAAAGAAAATGGTGGAAAAGACTTTGAAGATATTTTTATTTATTGGATTGATAAACAGAATTTTACAATTGATTATTTAGCGTATAAATTTCAAGTCAATGGAGGTGGGATGCGCTTTAGAGAAGCGACAGATGAAAACATTATAAACGGAATCAGGTTTGTGAATTATAATAATTATAAACCTAAAGAAGACACTGTGAGTATTTCTAATTTGGATCTTAGTTTTATGAACGATAAACTCATAAAACTTTCAGAGATTTATTTGGAAAATATAAAAGTTGCTTTTTTAGAAGAATGA
- the smpB gene encoding SsrA-binding protein SmpB gives MMQKRINIQNKKAWFEYEILDKLTAGIQLTGTEIKSIRLNKARITESFCEFNERGELFVVNMYIEEYIYGHQFNHRPKSERRLLLNKRELKSLKKEIDIKGNTIVPLRLFINDNGYAKLEIALAKGKKLHDKREAIKDRDNKRNLARIKKSFN, from the coding sequence ATTATGCAAAAAAGAATTAACATACAAAACAAAAAAGCCTGGTTTGAATACGAGATTTTAGACAAATTAACGGCTGGGATTCAATTAACCGGAACAGAAATAAAATCCATCCGCTTAAATAAAGCCAGAATCACAGAAAGTTTTTGCGAATTTAATGAAAGAGGTGAATTGTTTGTTGTTAATATGTATATAGAAGAATATATCTATGGACATCAGTTTAATCATCGGCCCAAAAGCGAACGTAGGTTACTATTAAATAAGAGAGAATTAAAGAGCTTAAAGAAAGAAATTGATATCAAAGGGAATACCATTGTTCCCTTGAGGTTATTTATCAATGACAACGGTTATGCAAAATTGGAAATAGCATTAGCCAAAGGAAAAAAACTACACGACAAAAGGGAAGCTATAAAAGATAGAGATAATAAAAGAAACCTGGCCAGAATAAAAAAGAGTTTTAATTAA
- the maf gene encoding septum formation protein Maf, translating into MLRQKLQNYDIILASGSPRRQQLFKVLDIPFSIQLKAVKEIYPDSLKESDITDYLAQLKAQSFTNLNDREILITADTIVWFDNKAIGKPKDYEDAFQMLKKLSDHMHEVYTSVCIKTSKNRKTINDCTKVYFTELSDDEIHDHLKNEQPFDKAGSYGIQDRIGLTGVYKIEGNYFNVMGLPVHKLYKELISFIKSSE; encoded by the coding sequence ATGCTAAGACAAAAATTACAAAATTATGATATCATTTTGGCTTCGGGCTCTCCGAGAAGGCAGCAACTGTTTAAAGTATTGGATATCCCTTTTTCAATTCAATTAAAAGCAGTAAAAGAGATATATCCCGATTCATTGAAAGAATCTGACATTACCGATTATTTGGCACAATTAAAGGCCCAATCGTTTACAAATTTAAATGATCGTGAAATCCTCATCACAGCTGATACCATTGTCTGGTTTGATAATAAAGCTATTGGAAAACCAAAAGACTATGAAGATGCTTTTCAGATGTTAAAGAAGTTATCTGATCACATGCATGAAGTGTATACTTCCGTATGTATAAAAACCAGTAAAAATCGAAAAACAATAAACGATTGTACAAAGGTTTATTTTACCGAACTTTCCGACGATGAAATCCATGATCATTTAAAAAATGAACAACCATTTGATAAGGCCGGGAGTTATGGCATACAAGATCGGATAGGTTTGACTGGTGTTTATAAAATAGAAGGAAACTATTTCAACGTTATGGGGTTGCCTGTTCATAAATTGTATAAAGAATTAATATCTTTTATAAAAAGCTCTGAATAA
- a CDS encoding transketolase family protein, whose protein sequence is MKKYVYTEKKDTRSGFGDGLTELGETHPNVVALCADLTGSLKMNTFKKNHPERFFQVGIAEANMMGIAAGMTIGGKIPFTGTFANFSTGRVYDQIRQSVAYSNKNVKICASHAGLTLGEDGATHQILEDIGLMKMLPGMTVINTCDYHQTKAATIAIADYQGPVYLRFGRPAVPVFMPTDVPFKIGKGMLLSEGTDVTIVATGHLVWESLMAAEQLEQKGIHAEVINIHTIKPLDEGIILQSVAKTGCIVTAEEHNKFGGLGESIAGCLSLHMPTPQEFVAVNDTFGESATPAQLMEKYTINDTAVITAVEKVLARK, encoded by the coding sequence ATGAAAAAATATGTATATACAGAAAAAAAAGATACAAGATCCGGATTTGGAGATGGTTTAACCGAATTAGGAGAAACACATCCAAATGTGGTGGCTTTATGTGCGGATTTAACAGGTTCTTTAAAGATGAATACGTTCAAGAAGAACCATCCGGAACGATTTTTTCAGGTAGGAATTGCAGAAGCGAATATGATGGGGATTGCTGCGGGCATGACCATCGGAGGTAAGATTCCTTTTACAGGGACATTTGCTAATTTTTCCACAGGCAGAGTATACGATCAAATCAGGCAGTCTGTTGCATATTCAAATAAGAATGTAAAAATATGTGCTTCTCACGCCGGATTAACTTTAGGAGAAGACGGAGCAACTCATCAAATTTTAGAAGATATAGGATTGATGAAAATGTTACCCGGAATGACCGTAATTAATACCTGTGATTATCATCAGACCAAAGCAGCAACCATTGCCATTGCTGATTATCAAGGCCCTGTTTATTTAAGGTTTGGCAGGCCTGCTGTTCCGGTATTTATGCCGACTGATGTCCCTTTCAAAATCGGAAAAGGGATGTTACTGTCAGAAGGAACAGATGTGACTATTGTTGCAACGGGTCATTTGGTATGGGAATCTCTTATGGCTGCGGAGCAGTTAGAACAAAAAGGGATTCATGCGGAAGTCATCAATATTCATACGATTAAACCCCTAGATGAAGGCATTATTTTACAATCGGTTGCTAAAACCGGTTGCATTGTTACTGCAGAAGAGCACAATAAGTTTGGCGGATTGGGAGAAAGTATTGCCGGATGTCTAAGTTTGCACATGCCAACGCCTCAGGAATTTGTAGCCGTAAACGATACTTTTGGTGAGTCTGCCACACCTGCTCAGTTAATGGAAAAATATACTATTAATGACACTGCCGTAATAACTGCGGTGGAAAAGGTTTTAGCCAGAAAATAA
- a CDS encoding peptidylprolyl isomerase, with the protein MIKYKHIFVAVALAALVYACGRNNTSAVDNFDHATQAIIDNDTIIKFLTNHYFDETMDSIRPIDAGQMALINDSRLSSQQVTESDVNYTLYTFTNRIGTPDPVKGFPTVMDSVLTKYQGYYLNTATTQIYFDRSLPAIWFTLNGVIRGWTHGFTGFKGGRNITNNGPITYENEGKGILIMPSGLAYRNIGTTTIPSNRALVFYIRLLDLVENTDHDNDSIPSILEDPDGDGDPRNDDTDGDGVPNFFDADDDNDGVRTSEEDANSNGDPTDDDTDGDGTPDYLDSDNTE; encoded by the coding sequence ATGATAAAATATAAACATATATTCGTCGCGGTTGCACTAGCAGCTTTAGTATATGCTTGTGGTAGGAATAATACATCAGCGGTAGATAATTTTGATCATGCTACTCAAGCCATCATAGATAATGATACCATCATAAAGTTCTTAACAAATCATTATTTTGATGAGACGATGGATTCAATCAGACCGATAGATGCCGGCCAAATGGCTTTAATCAACGATAGTAGGTTAAGCAGTCAACAGGTTACTGAAAGTGATGTAAATTATACGTTATATACTTTTACAAATAGAATTGGAACACCTGATCCCGTGAAAGGCTTTCCGACAGTTATGGACTCTGTACTGACAAAATACCAAGGGTATTATCTGAATACTGCCACAACACAAATATATTTTGATAGAAGCCTTCCTGCCATTTGGTTTACTTTAAATGGGGTGATACGAGGATGGACCCATGGGTTTACGGGTTTTAAAGGAGGTAGAAATATTACGAATAACGGGCCAATTACTTATGAAAATGAAGGGAAAGGTATTTTGATTATGCCTTCGGGTTTGGCATATCGGAATATTGGAACAACAACCATACCTTCAAACAGAGCTTTGGTTTTTTATATCAGATTACTGGATTTGGTTGAAAATACCGATCATGACAATGATTCCATTCCTTCTATTTTAGAAGATCCTGACGGAGACGGTGATCCGCGTAACGATGATACGGACGGTGATGGCGTACCCAATTTTTTTGATGCGGATGATGATAATGACGGAGTACGCACATCCGAAGAAGATGCAAATTCAAACGGAGACCCTACCGATGATGATACGGACGGAGATGGAACTCCTGACTATTTAGATTCGGACAATACGGAATAA
- a CDS encoding RNA-binding S4 domain-containing protein gives MRIDKYLWCIRYFKTRNMATEACKKGLVRIHDVIVKPSKEVFGNEVVTIRKNQINYTIEVLGTPESRVGAKLVDLYRKDKTSTEEFTKTELLKYTKDYYRKKGTGRPTKKDRRDIDNYNELN, from the coding sequence ATGAGAATCGATAAATATCTTTGGTGTATTCGTTATTTTAAGACAAGAAATATGGCCACGGAAGCCTGTAAAAAAGGGCTTGTGAGAATTCATGACGTTATCGTAAAGCCGTCTAAAGAAGTATTTGGAAATGAGGTTGTTACAATAAGAAAAAACCAAATAAATTATACTATTGAAGTATTAGGAACTCCGGAAAGCAGAGTGGGTGCCAAATTAGTGGATTTGTATAGAAAAGATAAAACATCTACAGAAGAGTTTACTAAAACCGAACTATTGAAATACACTAAAGATTATTACAGGAAAAAAGGAACAGGCAGACCTACTAAAAAAGACAGAAGAGATATTGATAATTACAATGAATTAAACTAG
- a CDS encoding phosphoribosyltransferase, which yields MAANRNIILTSLQIKQKTRRIAYQILESNGKEEEIVIAGINGNGYIFANKLTSILNEITSIDILLCEVFIDKKKPLKEIKTSIPSSVYANKSLVLVDDVLNSGSTLIYGVKHFLEVSLKQFKTAVLVNRNHKKYPVKADFKGLSLSTSTQEHIHVEFKEDMAIAYLM from the coding sequence ATGGCTGCAAATAGAAATATCATACTCACATCATTACAGATTAAACAAAAAACCAGAAGAATTGCCTATCAAATTTTAGAAAGCAATGGTAAGGAAGAAGAAATAGTCATTGCAGGAATTAACGGAAACGGGTATATATTTGCAAATAAGTTAACATCCATTTTAAACGAAATAACTTCTATTGATATTCTGTTATGTGAGGTATTTATTGATAAAAAAAAGCCGTTAAAAGAAATTAAAACCAGTATTCCCAGTAGTGTTTATGCAAATAAGTCATTAGTTTTGGTGGATGATGTTTTAAACTCCGGTAGCACGTTAATTTATGGAGTAAAGCATTTTCTTGAGGTTTCGTTAAAACAGTTTAAAACAGCGGTTTTAGTAAATAGAAATCACAAAAAATACCCTGTTAAGGCCGATTTTAAAGGGTTGTCTCTTTCAACTTCAACTCAAGAACACATCCATGTGGAATTTAAAGAAGATATGGCTATTGCATATTTAATGTAA
- a CDS encoding shikimate kinase: protein MKLVLLGYMGSGKTVIGKILSDKLFLPFIDLDRYIVEKEHASIAEIFKTKGEVYFRKIEHQYLKKLLSSNENFVLSLGGGTPCYAGNMNLITNTPAITSIYLNANISTLTNRLREEKEKRPLIDKLQDRDLTEFIAKHLFERNHFYEQATYKTDVSNKTIKTVVTEIRILLH from the coding sequence ATGAAACTAGTTCTCTTAGGATATATGGGAAGTGGAAAAACAGTCATAGGGAAAATACTATCTGACAAATTGTTTTTACCTTTTATTGATTTGGACAGGTATATTGTTGAAAAAGAACATGCATCCATAGCAGAAATATTTAAGACCAAAGGAGAGGTTTACTTTAGAAAAATAGAACATCAATACTTAAAAAAACTACTCTCTTCCAATGAAAACTTTGTGCTGTCTTTAGGAGGAGGAACCCCCTGTTATGCCGGTAATATGAACTTGATTACAAATACTCCTGCCATTACATCGATATATTTAAATGCGAATATCTCTACATTGACAAATAGATTGCGGGAAGAAAAAGAGAAAAGACCTTTAATAGACAAACTTCAGGACAGAGATCTTACGGAATTTATTGCCAAACATTTATTTGAAAGAAACCACTTTTACGAACAAGCGACATATAAAACGGATGTGAGTAATAAAACCATAAAAACTGTTGTTACGGAAATCAGAATACTGTTACATTAA